A window of the Pelotomaculum schinkii genome harbors these coding sequences:
- the tnpC gene encoding IS66 family transposase, with protein MNTSTCLQQKLNQPYTATNCSFPNCPIVRQRDSVIERLNTEIEQLQREKVQLAEDYDRLKALLNKRNSSLFGRSSEKSPEPTNDQKTNDHDSVNNSVPAPDKKRGARFGHKGHGRKIPDLPEVEVIHEIPDDQMYCPICGKPRRITTLDEVSYEIDYETRFVCKKHVRKKAFSTCNCPGPRAVTAGKPPQVIPKGKFSNAFLAHILIMKFFFQIPLHRMVTIMRMQGLAISEGALTGMLQKLEPLLYPLYLLLAEINRSESQWHVDETGWMNFVQASGKQGWHWWLWVFVSPMTVVFVLDQSRSSDVPRKHFGEDARGIVSCDRFSAYGKLAALIEGLVRALCWSHFRRDFVDAGKSLNALKAWAELWVSRISAIYRLNDERLAVLDKPELFAAANEQLESALESMLNSISAELADPSLHWQQRKILHSALKHWDGLTVFVDNPYVPMDNNLAERMLRPAALGRKNYYGTHSVWSGNLLAYSMSVLQTAAKHDLDVEAYLRYYLDACAGCNGAPPHLERYLPWNIPEEIIRKYGMRTGGKHHAATG; from the coding sequence ATGAACACTTCAACCTGCCTTCAACAAAAGCTTAATCAGCCTTACACCGCCACTAATTGTTCCTTTCCTAATTGCCCCATTGTCAGGCAACGGGATAGCGTCATAGAGCGTCTGAACACTGAAATAGAGCAACTCCAGAGAGAAAAGGTCCAACTGGCGGAGGATTATGATCGTCTAAAAGCCTTGCTCAATAAGCGTAATAGCTCTCTTTTTGGCCGTTCATCGGAAAAATCGCCGGAGCCTACAAATGATCAGAAAACGAATGATCATGATAGCGTCAATAATTCTGTGCCAGCTCCGGACAAGAAGCGAGGCGCCAGATTTGGCCACAAGGGACACGGACGCAAGATTCCCGACCTTCCCGAGGTAGAAGTAATTCACGAGATCCCGGATGATCAGATGTATTGTCCTATTTGTGGAAAACCCCGGAGGATCACAACCCTTGATGAAGTCTCTTACGAGATTGACTATGAAACAAGGTTCGTATGCAAGAAGCATGTACGCAAGAAGGCCTTCAGCACTTGCAACTGCCCCGGCCCCAGAGCTGTGACTGCCGGTAAACCGCCTCAGGTCATACCCAAGGGGAAATTCTCCAACGCTTTTCTGGCCCATATCCTGATCATGAAATTCTTTTTCCAGATTCCCCTGCACCGGATGGTCACGATTATGCGGATGCAGGGATTGGCAATCAGTGAGGGCGCCTTGACCGGCATGCTCCAAAAGCTGGAACCGCTCCTTTATCCCCTCTATCTCTTGCTGGCGGAAATCAATCGCAGCGAAAGCCAATGGCATGTTGACGAGACCGGCTGGATGAACTTTGTCCAGGCGAGCGGCAAACAGGGCTGGCACTGGTGGCTGTGGGTCTTTGTCTCGCCCATGACGGTGGTGTTTGTCCTTGATCAGTCCCGCTCCAGTGATGTCCCCCGGAAACATTTCGGCGAGGATGCCAGGGGCATTGTCAGCTGCGACCGGTTTTCCGCCTACGGCAAGCTGGCAGCTCTCATTGAGGGATTGGTCAGGGCGCTCTGCTGGTCTCACTTCCGTCGGGATTTCGTTGATGCCGGTAAATCTCTTAATGCCCTCAAAGCATGGGCGGAGCTTTGGGTATCAAGGATTTCCGCCATCTACCGCCTGAATGATGAGCGGCTGGCCGTATTGGATAAACCGGAACTCTTTGCTGCCGCGAATGAGCAACTGGAAAGCGCCCTGGAATCAATGCTGAATTCGATTAGTGCCGAACTGGCAGATCCCAGCCTCCACTGGCAGCAGCGAAAGATTTTGCATAGCGCTCTGAAACACTGGGATGGGCTGACGGTCTTTGTCGATAACCCCTATGTGCCCATGGACAACAATTTGGCCGAGCGTATGTTAAGGCCTGCCGCACTGGGGCGTAAAAACTATTATGGAACGCACTCCGTATGGAGCGGCAACCTGCTGGCCTACTCCATGTCCGTCTTGCAGACGGCAGCAAAACATGACCTCGATGTCGAGGCTTATCTCAGGTATTACCTGGACGCCTGCGCCGGGTGCAATGGAGCGCCGCCTCATTTGGAACGCTATCTTCCCTGGAACATTCCGGAGGAGATCATCCGGAAATATGGCATGCGCACCGGGGGGAAGCATCATGCTGCAACTGGCTGA